TGTTTAGGGCGCCGTCACCCGACTGGCTGATAACACCATTTAAATTGGTAAGCGTTTGCGCATTAATACGGGTTCCTGAACCGCTAATACTCAAGACACCATCGGTATTATCAAATTGCTCACCTGCATTAATCACAACCGTACTGTTATTGATTTGAATAGTACCGTTTTGATTACTCAACGAACTTGTGTCGATAGAAACATTACCAGCAGAATTTTCATTCCCCGCAACCAGTACGCCATTGCTATTGATAAGCGTACCAGCGCTAATGTTTACGTCTGTCGCAGAAAGCGCAATTGTGCCTCCTGAGTTATCTAAACTCCCTCGAACATTCAGTGATGAAAGACTGCCACCTTGCCCGTTAATGGTGCCATTGTTGTTTTGAAGGGAGGAAGCTGTGATGTTTAGCGCACTTCCTGACTGCACCACGCCTTTAGTGTTATTGAAGCTGGATGTACTGATTGTCGCTTCGCCGCCAGTCACTATCTGCCCATCGGCGTTATTGATACCATTGGAGTTCAGCACCAAAGAACCATCGGTATAAATTAATCCTGAACGATTATCTAACTCCGATTGAAATTCAAGACGCAACACTCCCGAACCTAAATGAACAATCTCTCCACCGTTGTTATTGATGGTGATTTGTGACAAGTCAAAACCATTACCGCGACTTTCAATACGCCCACTATTATTAAGACTGCCAGCATTGAGAGTGAAGGAATTAGAATGGGTTCCTGTGGCTAGCAATAAGCCCGCGTTATTAATACTGCCGCTGTTAATGGTTAGGCTCGAGCCATTGATGGCACTGCCATTTCCAACATTTAATGAATTAGCATTCAGATTGACTTGCTGCCCATTAACCAAGCCATTTAGCCCCAAATCAAACTGATTGGTCTTAATATCGACCTGATTAGCAGCCTGGAGCGTTGCCCCTTGAGCATTAATGTTACTGGCATCAATGGCGAGATCATTTTCCGCAACGATAATGCCATTTGTCGTGGTGAGGGTATTGGTTTGAATATCCAGATTTGCACCTGCAATCAAATTACCACCGGAATTGCTTAGTTGTTGTGCGGAAATGGATAAGTTATTGGTAGCCGAAATGCTGCCTTCTTCATTGTTTAAAGAAGTGGAGTTCAAAACGGTATTGGTTGCAGCCGCAATAGTGCCTTGCTGATTATTTAATGCTGTGGCTGTAATGCTGACATCAGCGTTTTCGGCATAGATAGTCCCGGAGGTGTTATCGATCTCTTCAGCATTTAAGACTAACGCGCCATCATCGGACTGAGTGGCAACCAGAACGCCGGAATGATTATTGATGCTTTGAGCTGTGAGCGAGATCTGTTCTGCAACCAGTCGCCCACCACTGTTATCAATCTCATCACTTTCAAGATTAATCACCGTTGCGCTGATTTGACCATTTTGGTTGATGAGGCTGTCAGCATTAATTGATGAACTTTGAACGCCCTGAATCACACCGTCATTATTGGATAAAGTAGCAACATCAACACTGATATTATTGGCAACAAGGGTTCCCAAATCGTTGTTGAAACTGTCACCTGATATTGAGAGGCTTCCCAGTGCGGACAAGATTCCTTCATTGGAATTAATCGTTGTTGCGCTAATACTCATATCACCGTTAGTCACCAACGAACCCGCGACATTACTCAAAGTAAGCGCCTCTATCGTTAAGACACCCAGGCCAACATGCGCAATACGCCCCGCATCATTGTTTAGGCTATTGGTATTTAAGGTAAGATTTTCTGCATGGCTTTCAATGGTTCCGTCATTACTGTTATCAATGGATTCACTGAAATCAATAGCTAGTGCAATATTGCCCTGCTCGTCCGCCGAATCAGCATTTTCATCATCCGATGCCGCTAATTGAGCAGCGATAATACCGCCCTGATTGATCAAGGAATTACCTGACAAGGACACATTTTCACCAAACAATGTGCCGGCACTGTTATCCAGTGAATAGGCTGAAACTGTTAATGTTTCTGCGGTAATCAGGCCATTTTCATTGCTCAGTGAACCTGCATTGATTTGCATTTCAGTGGTGGCCTGGATCACGCCATCGGTATTCGCTAAAGCATCCAATACCTCAAGGCTTAAAACGCCTAATCCGGTCAATGCAATGGTTCCAGAGCTGTTATTTAGAGAGTTAGCACTGATATTCAAATTCTGACTTTGCGACAGAATAACACCCGATTGGTTATTCAAATCGCCACTTAACGTAATATTGAGCGCATCAGCTTCCGTATCCAGGCTGATAATCTGGCCTTGCGTGTTATCAAGAGTCACGCCCTCAATATTCAGATTATTGGCTTGCAGTGTTCCTTCAATGTTAGTGATTTGCTCACCTGAGATACTCAACTCACCAGCACTGATGACGCCCGCATTGTTACTAATATCAACACCGTTCAGGGCAATATTGCTATTACTAAGAAGCTGTCCGTTGTCGTTATTAATATCATTAGCAACAATGTTGGTGCTTCCCTCTTCCGCCAGCAGAAGAATTTGCCCTTGTTGGTTGGTAAAGCTGTTTGTCTCAATAGATAAATTGGTTGTGGATTGAAGAATACCGTTGTCGTTGTTAATGGATTCACTAAAAGATAACTCAGGAGCATTTTCACCATTGAAAATCAGGGTACCTGAATTCTGCAATTGCTCACCGGAAATAGAGGTGTTCTGCTGAGTTTGTAATGTACCGCTGTTAGCTAATGTGCCTGTTTCAATGGTTAACTGTCCATTAGCCAGCCACTCTCCGGCATTGCTAACAGATTCAACAGCGTTAACATTTGCAGCTCCTTCATGGGCGATTAATCCCGCCTCAATATTAATCTGCTGATTGGTAATATTAAGTTGCCCGTCGGCACTGGACTGGTAAATCAAACCACCCGTTTGATTCAATTGCTCGCTGGTGATGGTGATATTTTCAGCCTGAATCGTGCCCGAGTTGGTTAAGGATGTACCATCAAGGGACAAATCACTTGCCAGCAACAATCCCTGATTCTCCGCCTGAGCAATGTTTCCGGTTACTGTATTCGATTGAATAGTACCCGTTTCAGTATTCACTAATCCGTTGGCATTGATATTGACTTCACCCAGGCTGAGCATAGTCCCGGTATTAACAATGTTGCCCTGCGCATTGAGAGAAATATTAGAAACATTAGTTAGCTGCCCTTGCTCATCAATTCCGGCATAAAGCTGCCCATTCTGGTTCACATCATTAGCGGTAACAGTAATATCTGAGTTTGAAGTCACTGTTCCGGTATTTTCAAATGTCGCGCCAGCGTTAATTGCGACATTTTGCCCATGAGTGCTACCACTCAATATCACATCGCCATTGACCGAGTTGATTGAGGCTTGCCCGTTGGTGACGGTATCCTTGAGACGAATTTGGCCATCGACAGTTAATTCCAGCTGGTTAGTGGAGCTGATTAAACCGTCACTTCTCACACCTAGCCCGGCTTGTGTACCAATCAACTTAATACTGTTGACGTACATGGAACCTAGCGCTGAGGCATCTAATGCAAATAGGGGTTGAGTTTCACTAGCCTGATTAGCAAGTTGACGGACTTCTTCTGATTGATAACTAATGTAGTTATTGCCGGTATAAACATTAAGTTCATTGGCATACAAAGCAGCATTCAGGTACATAGCCTGAGTCAAAATATCAAACTTGCTGATATTGGAAGCATTTAAGCCGTAACCATCAATAACCACACTACCGGAATTAATATTGAAACCGAGTAATTGCCCACCTTGAACATCGGCAGCACCTGTTGCAAAGGTCACTCTGGGGGTATTGATAAAACCACAGCCATTACAGGTTATGCCGTTACGGTTGGCTAAAACAAACTCTGCTGAATCGCCTAATATTTCGGTGAACCCCAGCAAGGTAGAAGCCGAACCACCTGTTACCTCAGCCAAAATAATGCTAGCCGTGCCGCCAGCCAAACGGCGGTTACCGTCGGTCCAGCCACCCAATTGAGAAATGATAGGATCCAGGCTGTTATTCAGGATTAAACCGTTTGCATCAACATTAAACTTGCTGAACAAGTTATGGGATACACCCGCTTGAGAAGCCTCGGCAATATCAATTACCGTAGTGCCATTCGCGGATTCTTTCATTCCCATACCATCGCCAACGGTAGGATCAATCTCAATACCGGTTGATGAATTCTGTTGTGGCAATGCAAATGCTGCTTGCTGCTCAGCCTGAGCGCTTTGAGCAGCTTGTGCTTGCTGTACCGCTTGTGCTGATTGAGTTTGCTGAACTTGTTGCTGCGCCTGTTGTTGAGCAATCTGCATCTGAGCATTTTGCACTTGCTCAGAGTTGCTGGTTGGAATATACCCCTGACCATACACACCCGTTTGTCCAATACGAACCAAACCATGTAAATCCTTGTCTGTATTTAATACTCCAACAACACCTTTAGCCGCTACAACCGCCGGGTTTAGCAGCATAATCAAAGTCAGAAGTTTTGCAGTCAATTGCTTGGCGTTATTACTCAACATTATGATTTACCGTCCGTTAAAAGCTCACTCTGAGTGAAAAGTCCAATTCATGTTCTTCTACATCCAGATAATCAGGCGTTCTTAGTGCGTGAGCGTAGGAAACATTCAAATTCAAAGATTCGTAGTACAGCTGAAGCCCCAAAATAGAACCGGCCACCCAGTCTGTATGATGGCGCTCCAGAATATAGGGGGTGTTACTTGCGCCAACATCCAACCCAAAATGCAGCTGCGCCCCAATTCCCCAAGGCAATTGCCAAGGTAAAGGAGCATGAAAATCAGTACGTAGATAACCGCCTCGATATCCAGATAACCCCTGCGATAGCCCTCGCACAGAATAACGACCACCGACACTGACACCTTCCGATACCAGTATCTGATTCGGGGCATATAACAGGTGCAGACTGGTGCGGTATTGGATTGGGTGAGCTAGTAACTCGAATTTCGATGAAAAGCCCACATCAGCAAAATATTTGGTGAACTGAAAATCGTCTTCGGCAACAGCCAATTCGCGTTTGGCATCCCACCATGGAACGCTTTTGTTCACATGCAAAGTGGCATCCAATGAGCCTTCTGGAAGGTGATGAACATAGGTTCCCGCCAAATCCCAGATGTAAAGAATGCGCGAAGATGTTTCCAAAAAGACATCTTCTATGTAGTTTTTGCTTTGCTTACGGGTAAAGGCGAGTGAAAGCTGTAGTTTCTCGGCCTGATCTCGCATCAGGGTGTAATTGGCAGACAAACTGGAGTTTAGCGAAGTGCCATGTGTAAGGAAGTTAACTTCAGTGCCTATGACTGACTGCTTGTACTCGAAATAGCTGTTATTCAAGCCAAACATCCAGTAACCATAAGGCATGGAAGCAACCAGAGAATAGCTACGAGATTGAGCAACAGGAAGATCATGTCCGCCAACATTAGACGACACAGAAGCAATTAAACTTTCGTTCAAACCAAGCAGGTTTTCGTAGGTAAAATTGGCGTCGGCCTGGTATTCACCAGTATCTGACACCCCGGTATTATTGATGCCGATAGAGCTGCGCCACTGACTCGCTGGCTGATTTTGAAGGCCAACGATGCTTCCTCCTTGCTCTTTACCCGGCTCCATCGCCATGGTTGTGGTGTTTTTGCCCAAGCGATTGAGATTCTCCAGCCCCTGCTCTAAATCACGAATATTGAGTTTATCTTTCAAATCTACAGGAAACGCTAATGCCAGTTCCCTTTCGCTAAGGGTGTTGTCATTGGATTGAATACTTTCAACAAAACCTTCAAGTACAACTAGTTCCAAGTCCCCATCAGATAAGTCTTGCTGAATAATATACGCACGGCTGGTGACATAACCGTTTTCCAAATAAAGATTCGATAACTCAGATACCAGATTATTAATATGAGTGAGTGTCAAACAACGGCTGGTATATCGGCTGGTGATTGCCTGAACAATGTCATTGGAAAAAAGAGTAATGCCGTCAATGTTGACGGTATTAATGGTAAAGCAGGTTGCATCTTCATCTTCGACCTGATTGATTTGTTCAGGTTGATACTCTTGTTGCAGGAAGACATCTTTACGTTCAATGAGAGGTGATAATTCGTTTTGGATCCGATCATTACCTTCTTTAATGATCCTCTCATGACGGTTATTGATTGTATCGGTGATAGATATACCGGTAGGAGGAGAAGATAAATTTGATGCATGAGTGTTCCCTGTTACGCTTCCCAAAGCGAAACACAGCAACAAACCACAAATTCTAGGACTATTCCTTTTAATACAACTTTCCATCTTTCCTGTAACTGCTTTCCAAGTTAACTCGCTATACCATCAATAAAAAATTCTTTTTATTTCAATATTTTAATGCGAAATCATTTATCTTCAATTCACTTAACATTCACCAGTTATACTGACACTTTCTACTTATCTGATTTACAGAAAACCATATCGACAGCATTTGAAACATCTAGCCACTCTTCAAAGAAACTAAACAAGTGCTTCATTGATGAATAATTAGACAAAAGTGACATTGACATGATTTGTATAAAGGCCACTAAACACCCTGAACGGTTATAAAAAAGACCAAACCGGCAAGAATCGAGGCGATTTTACACATTTTTTGAGCAATAGGAAGAGAGGAAAAGTGGAGACAAAACCACATAAAAGATATTTTTATAGCCACAAATAGATGTGATTAATTTCAAAATTAAAGCTTAAAAGTTCAGCTCTAATAAAAAGAATGAGGGGGAAATTAGCGTAACATTTTATTTTAAAAGCAATTTATGCCAGCACATTCTGTTATGAAATGATCGAAGGTGAAAAATATATTACGCTTAGAGTGGACTTGATTATGGCACTTGTCATACCAGTTAATTATAATTTTTAATAACAAGGTATTTTTAAAGATACCATTGATGCCATTTATATGTAATTAAACGTCCCCCTTCATTCTGATGTTTGCCTTGTAAACTACAAACGGAAAGTTCAAATTTAACGACAAAAAACACGGTAGAGTTATTCACAAAAAAACGCCGGAGCTCTTTCGAACTCCGGCGTTTCAATCAGAAATGAATTGCTTCTATGCGTTAATATCAGCAATCAATATCAGCTTACATTTCGCCTTTTACGCCAAATGAAACCGTTTTGCCCAATTCGTCAATCAAGCCCAATTGCTTCTGGTCGAACAAGCGTACATCACGTAACTCATAAGGCGCATTAACTTTAGCATTCGCCAAAATCGCCGCGTCAAATGGTAACTTGATGCTGTCAGCACCCGCAGTGGTGTTTTGCGCTGCATGCGTTTCCATTACAGGAACCATCTGACCACGAGCATTCGTGCCGTATAAAGTAGCACGTACTTCGTAACGGCTCGCTTCTTTCGCCAAAATGTTGATAGTCGCGCTCAAACCATTGTTTTCGCTCATGCTTGCACTTGTCAGGTCTGCACTGTTACGTGACAAACCGAAAGCCACTTTCGCACTACGACGTACTGTTTCACCATTTTGCTCACCAGTAGTATGAACACGTAGTTCATACAAACCATTGATTGGTGATTGAATGGCGTTAACGTCTGCAACACTGAACATCAGGTTGTCGCCGCTACCCATTACATTAACAGGAGTCGTTTCACCGTTAGGCGCTACCAATTCTGCAGAAGCTTTCAACGCTGATGCGCCTGGCAAAGTTGCACTCGCTACTACGCGGTCTTCTGCTGTGAATTGTTGACCTTTGATGTTCAACGCTAAATTGTGCTTGGAGTTTTTCTCTTTAACTGTAATCACGTAAAGAGAATTGGCATCCAGCTCTTGCTCGGTTTTCAACATCAATGCGCCTGCATCACCGTCTTGACGTG
Above is a window of Paraneptunicella aestuarii DNA encoding:
- a CDS encoding ShlB/FhaC/HecB family hemolysin secretion/activation protein — protein: MESCIKRNSPRICGLLLCFALGSVTGNTHASNLSSPPTGISITDTINNRHERIIKEGNDRIQNELSPLIERKDVFLQQEYQPEQINQVEDEDATCFTINTVNIDGITLFSNDIVQAITSRYTSRCLTLTHINNLVSELSNLYLENGYVTSRAYIIQQDLSDGDLELVVLEGFVESIQSNDNTLSERELALAFPVDLKDKLNIRDLEQGLENLNRLGKNTTTMAMEPGKEQGGSIVGLQNQPASQWRSSIGINNTGVSDTGEYQADANFTYENLLGLNESLIASVSSNVGGHDLPVAQSRSYSLVASMPYGYWMFGLNNSYFEYKQSVIGTEVNFLTHGTSLNSSLSANYTLMRDQAEKLQLSLAFTRKQSKNYIEDVFLETSSRILYIWDLAGTYVHHLPEGSLDATLHVNKSVPWWDAKRELAVAEDDFQFTKYFADVGFSSKFELLAHPIQYRTSLHLLYAPNQILVSEGVSVGGRYSVRGLSQGLSGYRGGYLRTDFHAPLPWQLPWGIGAQLHFGLDVGASNTPYILERHHTDWVAGSILGLQLYYESLNLNVSYAHALRTPDYLDVEEHELDFSLRVSF
- a CDS encoding DUF4785 domain-containing protein yields the protein MKKQVLTLGFSLIASAMASAQVLDTQTSNDYLNFSFPIAANATLEVQSEKLHEVKSNEYWFKATGAELNKGVLLNTTQAKVAILVAQGAKEQAQLDSGLLQLAHVNNPAASVIANRVSADELAQVGLFANTIALTTRQDGDAGALMLKTEQELDANSLYVITVKEKNSKHNLALNIKGQQFTAEDRVVASATLPGASALKASAELVAPNGETTPVNVMGSGDNLMFSVADVNAIQSPINGLYELRVHTTGEQNGETVRRSAKVAFGLSRNSADLTSASMSENNGLSATINILAKEASRYEVRATLYGTNARGQMVPVMETHAAQNTTAGADSIKLPFDAAILANAKVNAPYELRDVRLFDQKQLGLIDELGKTVSFGVKGEM